The following are encoded in a window of Mycobacterium decipiens genomic DNA:
- a CDS encoding FAD-binding protein: MTTAGADAPDLGDGFDHVVDVLVVGSGGGGMTAALTADACGLSTLIVEKSNCFGGSTALSGGGIWVPGAPAQRRAGYAPAPDGVVDYLRRITDGLVSEVRIRQYVAAAPQMLEFLERLSPWLEFVWKAGYADYYPELPGGSELGSTINVPPIDLRTLGTDEPTLLKPLTLAPRGIWLGPNELRSFYRVRQSWGGKMVLLRLIARMVRARVLGEQIAAIGQSLVARLRLAMKERGIGLWLDSPMTELLTDATGSVTGALVNRDGNSKRIGARYGVILATGGFDHDLAWRREHQPGVDQDWSFGNPAAMGDGIRAGRQVGAATDLLDEAWWFPAMQWPDGRMQFMLNERMMPAQFIVNGEGKRFGNEAAPYMDFGHAMLDGQQSGVAHIPCWLITDQRSLNRYVVAGHLPIPKIPGAPVPTGRKVPSAWLRSGVVQTAMNWDELATKIGVPADQLRRTALRFNELARKGHDDDFHRGDSVYDNYYGDPTLPNPNLYPLGDPPYYAFRVVLGDLGTSGGLRTDEHARVLRPDDTVVRGLYAVGNTAAPVMGRSYAGAGATIGPAMTFGFVAAKHVAAQAATALSHRR; this comes from the coding sequence ATGACCACTGCCGGTGCGGATGCCCCAGACCTTGGGGACGGGTTCGACCACGTCGTCGATGTGCTCGTGGTCGGCTCTGGCGGTGGCGGCATGACCGCCGCCCTTACCGCGGATGCCTGCGGGCTGTCGACGTTGATCGTGGAGAAGTCCAACTGTTTTGGCGGTTCTACCGCCCTGTCGGGTGGCGGCATCTGGGTTCCGGGTGCACCCGCCCAGCGCAGAGCGGGGTACGCGCCGGCTCCGGATGGTGTGGTCGACTATCTGCGGCGGATCACCGATGGCCTGGTCAGCGAGGTGCGGATACGACAGTATGTGGCCGCCGCCCCGCAGATGCTCGAGTTTTTGGAGCGGCTCAGTCCGTGGCTGGAGTTCGTCTGGAAGGCCGGCTATGCCGACTACTATCCGGAGCTGCCCGGCGGGTCCGAATTGGGCAGCACCATCAACGTGCCGCCCATCGATCTGCGCACCTTGGGCACCGACGAGCCTACCCTGCTCAAACCGCTGACTCTGGCTCCCAGAGGAATCTGGCTGGGTCCCAACGAACTTCGGTCGTTCTACCGCGTCCGTCAGTCTTGGGGCGGAAAGATGGTGTTGCTGAGGCTGATTGCCCGGATGGTCCGGGCGCGGGTGCTCGGCGAGCAGATAGCCGCGATCGGACAGTCGCTGGTCGCGCGGCTACGGTTGGCGATGAAGGAACGCGGCATTGGGCTCTGGCTCGACTCGCCGATGACCGAGCTGCTCACCGACGCCACCGGATCGGTGACCGGTGCGCTGGTGAATCGAGACGGCAATAGCAAGCGGATCGGGGCTCGCTACGGGGTGATCCTGGCAACCGGCGGATTCGATCACGACCTGGCCTGGCGTCGAGAGCATCAACCCGGCGTGGACCAGGACTGGAGTTTCGGCAATCCCGCGGCCATGGGCGACGGTATCCGGGCCGGCCGGCAGGTCGGCGCGGCAACGGACCTGCTCGATGAGGCCTGGTGGTTTCCCGCCATGCAATGGCCGGACGGCCGAATGCAATTCATGCTCAACGAGCGGATGATGCCGGCCCAGTTCATCGTCAACGGCGAAGGCAAGCGGTTCGGCAACGAGGCGGCGCCGTACATGGACTTCGGCCACGCCATGCTCGACGGTCAGCAGTCTGGGGTAGCGCACATCCCGTGCTGGCTCATCACCGATCAGCGGTCGTTGAACCGCTACGTTGTCGCGGGCCACCTGCCGATACCGAAGATTCCCGGCGCGCCGGTGCCGACCGGACGCAAGGTCCCGTCGGCCTGGTTGCGGTCGGGCGTGGTCCAGACCGCGATGAACTGGGACGAGCTGGCCACCAAAATCGGGGTACCGGCGGACCAACTGCGTAGAACCGCGCTGCGTTTCAACGAATTGGCGCGCAAGGGTCACGACGATGATTTCCATCGGGGTGACAGCGTCTACGACAACTACTACGGGGACCCGACCCTGCCCAACCCCAACCTGTATCCGCTCGGCGATCCGCCCTACTACGCCTTTCGCGTGGTGCTCGGCGACCTCGGGACATCAGGCGGTCTTCGCACCGATGAGCATGCCAGGGTACTACGGCCGGATGACACCGTGGTCCGCGGTCTGTATGCGGTGGGCAACACCGCCGCGCCGGTGATGGGCCGCAGCTATGCCGGCGCCGGAGCGACCATCGGGCCAGCCATGACCTTCGGCTTTGTCGCGGCGAAACACGTTGCCGCGCAGGCAGCTACCGCACTTTCTCATAGGAGGTAG
- a CDS encoding 3-carboxyethylcatechol 2,3-dioxygenase — MSHSPLLNLPGPPQDLLDDVNAGIAQAREFVRAYQPELVVIFSPDHYNGFFYKVMPPFCIGMHANGVGDFGTQAGPLDVAEGIAADCAKAILGAGIDVAVSASMDVDHGTVQPLEKLFGAATSHPVIPIFINAIAAPLGPLHRCRALGTAVGEFLATLDKRVLLIGSGGLSHSPPVPTLESAHPAVWARIVNGEPMNPEQLQARQRAVIDAAKSFAAGRSNLAPLNPAWDQHFLEIVDGGHLADLDGWSNTFVIHEGGSSAHEIRTWVAAFAALATAGPYRTTVRYYKQAAELIAGFAIRTAATSQ, encoded by the coding sequence ATGTCCCACAGCCCGCTCCTGAATCTACCGGGGCCGCCGCAGGACCTGCTTGACGACGTCAATGCCGGGATCGCCCAGGCGCGTGAGTTCGTCCGCGCCTACCAGCCCGAACTCGTCGTCATCTTCTCGCCGGACCACTACAACGGATTCTTCTACAAGGTGATGCCACCATTCTGTATCGGTATGCACGCCAACGGTGTTGGTGACTTTGGCACCCAGGCCGGTCCGCTCGACGTTGCCGAAGGCATCGCGGCGGACTGCGCGAAAGCCATCCTCGGTGCGGGTATTGACGTCGCGGTATCGGCGAGCATGGACGTGGATCACGGCACCGTGCAGCCGCTGGAGAAGCTGTTCGGCGCGGCCACCTCGCACCCGGTGATACCGATCTTCATCAATGCGATCGCTGCGCCCCTTGGGCCGTTGCATCGTTGCCGAGCACTGGGTACCGCGGTGGGCGAATTCTTGGCAACCCTGGACAAGAGGGTGCTGCTGATCGGATCCGGTGGGCTTTCGCACAGTCCCCCGGTGCCGACGCTGGAGAGCGCCCATCCGGCGGTGTGGGCGCGGATCGTGAACGGCGAACCGATGAACCCCGAGCAGCTCCAAGCCCGGCAGCGCGCGGTAATCGACGCGGCCAAGAGCTTCGCCGCCGGACGGAGCAACCTTGCACCCCTCAACCCGGCCTGGGATCAGCACTTCCTGGAAATCGTTGATGGGGGCCATCTCGCCGATCTGGATGGCTGGTCGAACACATTCGTGATTCACGAGGGCGGCAGCTCGGCGCATGAAATCAGAACGTGGGTAGCCGCTTTCGCGGCTTTGGCAACGGCAGGGCCGTACCGGACCACGGTGCGCTACTACAAGCAGGCCGCTGAACTGATCGCCGGGTTCGCTATCAGAACGGCGGCGACGAGCCAATGA
- a CDS encoding bifunctional 3-(3-hydroxy-phenyl)propionate/3-hydroxycinnamic acid hydroxylase produces the protein MAGTGQQLADREVWDVLVVGAGPVGLTLANILGLQGVRTVVVEERDTLIDYPRGVGLDDEALRTFQSIGLVEPILPHTVPNQILRFVDAKRRVLAEMAPADSRFGWPKRNGFVQPLVDAELLRGLDRFEHVEVWWGHPMTACAETADAVSVELGGDDHHGDHAMTVRARYVVGCDGGRSATRRMMGVSFDGTTSPTRWLVVDVANDPLGQPNSEVAADPARPHVSVSIAHGIRRFEFMIHADESDEQAADPAFLTRMLARVVPHPDRVEVIRRRVYTHHSRIAGAFRSGRLLLAGDAAHLMPVWQGQGYNSGIRDAANLGWKLAAVVTGHAGDRLLDTYDAERRKHARAMIDLSTMVGRVISPTDRRVAGARDLIVRAASIVPSLKRYVLEMRFKPMPRYERGAVLHSGPRRTASPVGTLFIQPRVDTRTQPNVLLDDVLGPWFAVLCWNNSPRQILGAGAFAVWKALGARFVAVRPLVQLDWTGHDDPDVTIVGDRTGDLKTWFDSHPESVLFLRPDRCIAAACIAQLAPERSAALMDALDLTPGGGELPSATSSVLYVPQPAPESTGAAAGPA, from the coding sequence ATGGCCGGCACCGGGCAACAGCTGGCTGACCGAGAAGTTTGGGACGTCTTGGTGGTGGGCGCTGGGCCGGTTGGCCTAACGCTGGCCAATATCCTTGGTCTGCAAGGTGTTCGCACGGTGGTGGTCGAGGAACGGGACACGCTTATCGACTATCCCCGCGGGGTCGGACTGGACGACGAGGCGTTGCGGACGTTCCAGTCGATCGGCCTGGTCGAACCCATCCTGCCGCACACCGTGCCCAACCAGATTCTGCGCTTCGTCGACGCCAAGCGTCGAGTGCTTGCCGAAATGGCTCCGGCCGACTCGCGCTTCGGCTGGCCCAAGCGCAACGGGTTCGTGCAGCCGCTCGTCGACGCTGAATTGCTGCGCGGTCTAGACAGATTCGAGCATGTCGAGGTGTGGTGGGGTCATCCGATGACCGCGTGCGCGGAAACCGCGGATGCGGTCAGCGTAGAACTCGGCGGTGACGACCACCACGGAGACCACGCCATGACCGTACGGGCACGCTACGTCGTAGGCTGCGACGGTGGCCGCAGCGCCACCCGCCGGATGATGGGGGTTTCGTTCGACGGGACGACGTCGCCGACGCGTTGGCTGGTCGTCGACGTCGCCAATGATCCTCTGGGCCAACCGAATAGCGAGGTGGCTGCCGATCCCGCGCGCCCCCATGTCTCGGTGTCCATCGCGCACGGGATCCGGCGGTTCGAGTTCATGATCCATGCCGACGAGTCCGATGAGCAGGCTGCGGATCCGGCGTTCCTGACCCGCATGCTGGCACGGGTGGTGCCCCATCCGGATCGGGTCGAGGTGATCCGTCGCCGGGTGTATACCCACCATTCGCGGATCGCCGGTGCCTTCCGCAGCGGCCGGTTGCTGTTGGCCGGGGACGCAGCGCACCTGATGCCGGTATGGCAGGGGCAGGGCTACAACAGCGGTATCCGGGATGCAGCGAATCTGGGGTGGAAGCTTGCCGCGGTGGTGACCGGACACGCCGGCGATCGGCTACTCGACACCTACGACGCCGAGCGGCGCAAACACGCTCGAGCGATGATCGACCTCTCCACCATGGTGGGGCGGGTGATCTCACCGACGGATCGCAGAGTTGCCGGCGCGCGGGACCTGATTGTGCGCGCCGCCTCAATTGTTCCTTCTCTCAAGCGATATGTGCTCGAGATGCGGTTCAAACCGATGCCGCGATACGAGCGCGGAGCCGTGCTGCATTCCGGTCCACGCCGCACCGCATCCCCGGTCGGTACGTTGTTCATCCAGCCCAGGGTTGATACCCGAACGCAGCCGAATGTCCTGCTGGACGACGTCTTGGGTCCTTGGTTCGCGGTTCTGTGCTGGAACAACAGCCCGCGCCAGATCCTTGGCGCTGGCGCGTTCGCGGTGTGGAAGGCGTTGGGTGCGCGCTTTGTTGCCGTGCGGCCACTGGTTCAGTTGGACTGGACCGGGCACGATGATCCCGACGTGACGATCGTCGGTGACCGCACTGGCGACCTCAAGACCTGGTTCGACTCGCACCCGGAATCGGTGTTGTTCCTGCGCCCCGACCGGTGCATCGCCGCGGCATGTATCGCCCAGCTTGCGCCCGAGCGAAGCGCGGCGCTAATGGACGCTCTGGATCTCACACCGGGAGGGGGTGAGTTGCCAAGTGCCACTAGCTCTGTGCTGTATGTCCCACAGCCCGCTCCTGAATCTACCGGGGCCGCCGCAGGACCTGCTTGA
- a CDS encoding alpha/beta fold hydrolase has protein sequence MNQFESVWSDLQGVAFEQGYLWAGGEPGVRTRYLRAGDPGKAVLMLLHGAGGHAEAYVRNLGAHAEHFWTWAIDMLGHGYTDKPGHPLEIHHYVEHLMAVLDTIGVDRVSLSGESLGGWVAARAAIEHPNTVDRLVLNTVGGSRADPEVMQRIIALSMAAAENPAWATVQARIKWLMADKSKDYDDLVASRQRIYRQPGFPAAMRDIMALQEPGIRARNLLGPAEYGAITAPTLVLWTSHDPTADVVEGQRIAAMIPGARFEVMAGCGHWPQYEDAKTFNRLHLDFLLDH, from the coding sequence GTGAACCAGTTCGAGAGCGTGTGGAGCGATCTTCAGGGTGTCGCGTTTGAGCAGGGTTATCTCTGGGCTGGAGGGGAACCGGGAGTGCGGACCCGCTACCTGCGTGCCGGTGATCCGGGCAAGGCGGTGTTGATGCTGTTGCACGGGGCCGGTGGCCACGCCGAGGCCTATGTCCGCAATTTGGGCGCCCACGCCGAGCACTTCTGGACCTGGGCGATCGACATGTTGGGCCACGGCTACACGGACAAGCCGGGTCACCCGCTGGAAATCCACCACTACGTCGAACACCTGATGGCGGTCCTGGACACCATCGGGGTGGACCGTGTCAGCCTGTCCGGTGAGTCGCTCGGTGGTTGGGTGGCCGCACGCGCCGCCATCGAGCATCCGAACACGGTCGATCGGCTGGTCCTGAACACGGTGGGTGGTTCGCGGGCAGATCCCGAGGTGATGCAGCGGATCATCGCGCTGTCCATGGCGGCCGCCGAGAACCCGGCCTGGGCGACCGTGCAAGCGCGCATCAAGTGGTTGATGGCCGACAAATCAAAGGACTACGACGATCTGGTTGCCAGCCGGCAGCGGATATATCGCCAACCGGGCTTCCCCGCGGCGATGCGGGACATCATGGCGCTGCAGGAACCGGGGATCCGGGCGCGCAATCTGTTGGGCCCGGCCGAATACGGGGCGATTACCGCGCCCACGCTGGTGCTCTGGACCAGCCACGATCCCACCGCCGACGTTGTCGAAGGCCAGCGGATCGCGGCGATGATTCCCGGCGCGCGCTTCGAAGTGATGGCCGGATGCGGTCACTGGCCGCAGTACGAGGACGCCAAAACCTTCAACCGCCTGCATCTCGACTTCCTGCTGGACCACTGA
- a CDS encoding IclR family transcriptional regulator, with the protein MTGSQTLARGLTALQLVAASPSGLTMQELADRVGVHRTIAYRLLSTLIQFRLVTKGADGRYRPAAGLAVLGAAFDHNVRQLSLPTLRALADDLGTTVSLLIAEGDEQVALAVIVPTQVPYQLAFHEGSRYPLSRGAAGLALLASMPPRPGERDLVTQARERGWIMTCGEIEPNTYGLAVAVRRPAPSPPTCINLISHREDVVLRGKDAVIKAAEQLTVLLS; encoded by the coding sequence GTGACGGGTTCGCAGACGCTGGCCAGAGGCCTCACCGCACTGCAACTGGTGGCGGCTTCCCCGTCGGGACTCACCATGCAGGAACTTGCCGACCGGGTGGGGGTGCACCGGACCATCGCATATCGATTGCTGTCGACGCTGATCCAGTTCCGACTAGTCACCAAGGGAGCCGACGGCCGCTACCGGCCGGCGGCCGGCCTCGCCGTCCTCGGGGCGGCATTCGACCACAATGTGCGCCAACTGAGTCTGCCCACGCTGCGGGCACTGGCCGACGACCTCGGCACCACCGTTTCACTGCTCATCGCCGAGGGAGACGAGCAGGTGGCTCTCGCCGTGATCGTGCCGACCCAGGTCCCCTATCAACTCGCTTTCCACGAGGGCAGCCGATACCCGCTGAGCCGTGGCGCCGCCGGGCTCGCCCTGCTCGCGAGCATGCCCCCGCGCCCGGGCGAACGCGACCTGGTCACCCAGGCCCGCGAGCGCGGCTGGATCATGACGTGCGGGGAGATCGAACCGAATACCTATGGCCTGGCCGTGGCCGTCCGTCGGCCGGCCCCGTCCCCACCGACCTGCATCAACCTCATCTCACACCGCGAAGACGTGGTGCTGCGCGGAAAGGACGCGGTGATCAAGGCCGCCGAGCAGCTGACTGTGCTGCTGAGCTGA
- a CDS encoding FAD-dependent oxidoreductase, with amino-acid sequence MSMDREVDVVVLGSGGAGLTAALTAAVAGASVDVYEKAPTVGGTTAVSGGIVWIPAHNRCPQGELTVTDALRYLRAQSFGAMDDALVETFVRTGPAMLDFVEKHSGLRFEITTGFPDYRPELPGGHPSGGRSMSAAPYDLAQLGEWAGRITSFPADWSNVGFDAETRARLHADADEHSGNLCVAGTALVAGLLKGLLDAGVTPCTNARAVELMVDAGEVAGVRIARPGQSMSVRARRAVILCTGGFEWDPALVQAFLRGPMHGAVSPPNNTGDGLRMAMARGADLANMGEAWWVPIVQIPGDTIDGRQRSRSVRLERTRPRSIIVNRAGRRFVNEACEYNSMAGAFHYLDPRGGYVNDRSWIVFDSVHLQRYGFLGRTAGGAQPVPDWFCASADLTELGAKTGIDAAGLIRTIEAWNHHVAAGTDPEFGRGSSAYDGYWGDERADTLAGKTLGPIDTAPYYAVPVCVGAMGTKGGPRTDRDGRVLHVSGHPIPGLLAAGNAMAGATGRAYGGAGGTIGPAMVFGFRAGHAAATGRSVNRQ; translated from the coding sequence GTGAGCATGGATCGCGAAGTCGACGTCGTGGTGCTCGGCAGCGGCGGTGCCGGACTCACCGCTGCCCTGACTGCCGCGGTTGCCGGCGCGTCGGTGGACGTGTACGAAAAGGCCCCGACCGTTGGCGGTACCACCGCGGTGTCCGGTGGGATCGTGTGGATTCCCGCCCATAACCGTTGTCCCCAAGGGGAATTGACAGTGACGGACGCACTCCGCTACCTGCGCGCGCAGTCGTTCGGTGCGATGGACGATGCGCTGGTCGAAACCTTCGTGCGGACCGGACCGGCGATGCTCGACTTCGTCGAGAAACACAGCGGTCTGCGCTTCGAGATCACGACCGGCTTCCCTGATTACCGGCCCGAGCTGCCGGGCGGACACCCATCCGGGGGCCGGTCGATGAGCGCGGCCCCCTACGATCTCGCCCAACTCGGCGAATGGGCCGGGCGGATCACGTCATTCCCCGCCGATTGGTCCAATGTCGGCTTCGATGCCGAAACCAGAGCCCGCCTGCATGCGGACGCCGACGAACACTCCGGCAACCTGTGCGTGGCCGGCACCGCACTCGTCGCCGGCCTCCTGAAGGGTTTGCTGGATGCCGGGGTGACCCCATGCACCAACGCGCGCGCCGTAGAACTCATGGTCGACGCCGGAGAAGTCGCCGGAGTGCGGATCGCGCGACCCGGACAGAGCATGAGCGTGCGCGCTCGCCGCGCCGTCATCCTGTGCACCGGGGGGTTCGAATGGGATCCGGCGTTGGTGCAGGCCTTCCTGCGCGGCCCGATGCACGGTGCGGTGTCCCCGCCGAACAACACCGGCGACGGGCTGCGCATGGCGATGGCACGCGGCGCCGACCTGGCCAACATGGGCGAAGCATGGTGGGTGCCGATCGTACAAATCCCGGGCGACACCATCGACGGCCGGCAACGAAGTCGCAGCGTGCGGTTGGAACGAACTCGTCCGCGCAGCATCATCGTCAACCGGGCCGGGCGGCGGTTCGTCAATGAAGCATGCGAGTACAACTCGATGGCCGGCGCCTTCCACTACCTCGATCCCCGGGGTGGATACGTCAACGATCGCAGCTGGATTGTCTTCGACTCGGTTCACCTCCAACGCTACGGTTTTCTGGGCCGCACAGCTGGAGGTGCCCAACCGGTTCCGGACTGGTTCTGCGCGTCGGCCGACCTCACCGAGTTGGGCGCCAAGACCGGCATCGATGCCGCCGGCCTGATCCGCACGATCGAGGCATGGAACCACCACGTAGCCGCCGGCACTGATCCCGAGTTCGGGCGCGGCTCAAGTGCATACGACGGCTACTGGGGCGACGAGCGCGCTGACACTCTTGCCGGAAAAACACTCGGCCCCATCGACACCGCCCCGTACTACGCGGTGCCGGTCTGTGTGGGGGCAATGGGCACCAAGGGCGGCCCACGCACCGACCGTGACGGCCGCGTCTTGCATGTCAGCGGCCACCCCATCCCGGGTCTGTTGGCGGCCGGCAATGCCATGGCCGGCGCGACCGGCCGAGCCTACGGCGGCGCCGGCGGAACCATTGGTCCGGCAATGGTTTTCGGCTTCCGCGCCGGCCACGCCGCCGCTACCGGCAGGTCCGTTAACCGGCAGTAG
- a CDS encoding sensor histidine kinase — translation MVLASSVELERVRWAHQLRSYRIASVLRTGVVGLMIAAMLVGTSRSEWTQQTVLIAVYAFAALCSLVLAYSLVQRFIALPRFVRMGRLEPFAFTAIDVLALTGFQLLSTDGIYPLLIMILLPVLVGLDVSTRRAAVVLVFTLVGFAVAVLQDPVMVSAIGWPEAIFRFALYAFLCGTALVVVRIEERHTRSVAGLSALREELLAQTMTASEVLQRRISEAIHDGPLQDVLAARQELIELDAVAPGDERVGRALAGLQSASERLRQATFELHPAVLEQVGLGPAVEQLAAFTAQRSGIRISTDIDYPIRNDIDPIVFGVVRELLSNVVRHSRATTASVRLGITDGKCILDVADDGVGVTGDTMARRLGEGHIGLASHRARVDAAGGVFVFLDTPAGAHACVEVPLKP, via the coding sequence GTGGTATTGGCCAGCTCGGTAGAACTAGAACGGGTGCGCTGGGCGCACCAGTTGCGCTCCTACCGAATCGCCTCGGTGCTGCGGACCGGTGTCGTGGGGCTCATGATTGCCGCGATGCTCGTCGGAACCAGCCGATCCGAATGGACACAGCAAACGGTTCTGATCGCCGTCTACGCGTTCGCTGCATTGTGTTCTCTGGTGCTGGCGTATTCGCTGGTCCAGCGATTCATCGCTTTGCCACGTTTTGTCCGGATGGGCCGGTTGGAGCCATTTGCTTTTACCGCCATCGACGTTTTGGCGTTAACCGGCTTTCAGTTGCTGTCCACCGATGGCATCTATCCGCTGCTGATCATGATTTTGCTGCCGGTCCTCGTCGGCCTCGATGTGTCGACGCGACGGGCGGCGGTGGTGCTGGTCTTCACGCTCGTCGGCTTCGCGGTCGCGGTGCTACAAGATCCAGTGATGGTGAGCGCAATCGGATGGCCCGAGGCGATATTCCGGTTCGCGCTCTATGCGTTCCTGTGCGGCACGGCCCTGGTAGTGGTCCGCATCGAGGAGCGGCATACCCGTTCGGTGGCCGGCCTGAGTGCGTTACGAGAGGAACTATTGGCCCAGACGATGACGGCCTCGGAGGTGCTGCAGCGGCGGATCTCGGAGGCCATTCACGATGGACCGCTGCAAGACGTGCTGGCCGCGCGTCAGGAACTCATCGAGCTGGATGCCGTAGCTCCCGGTGATGAGCGGGTGGGACGCGCGTTGGCCGGACTGCAGAGTGCGTCGGAACGGCTGCGGCAGGCTACTTTCGAGCTGCATCCGGCCGTGCTTGAGCAGGTTGGGTTGGGTCCGGCGGTAGAACAACTGGCGGCCTTCACCGCGCAGCGTTCGGGTATCAGGATCTCCACCGATATCGATTACCCGATTCGAAATGATATCGACCCCATCGTCTTTGGTGTGGTTCGCGAACTGCTGTCCAACGTAGTGCGGCATTCCCGAGCGACCACCGCGTCGGTCAGACTCGGAATCACCGACGGGAAATGTATTTTGGACGTGGCCGACGATGGTGTCGGAGTCACCGGGGACACCATGGCCCGCCGCTTGGGGGAGGGACACATCGGCCTGGCCTCGCATCGGGCACGCGTGGATGCCGCCGGCGGAGTTTTCGTCTTCCTGGATACCCCCGCCGGGGCCCACGCCTGCGTGGAAGTGCCCCTGAAACCGTGA
- the narL gene encoding two-component system response regulator NarL: MSSPQPEKVRVVVGDDHPLFREGVVRALSLSGSVNVVGEADDGAAALELIKAHLPDVALLDYRMPGMDGAQVAAAVRSYELPTRVLLISAHDESAIVYQALQQGAAGFLLKDSTRTEIVKAVLDCAKGRDVVAPSLVGGLAGEIRQRAAPMAPVLSAREREVLNRIARGQSIPAIAAELYVAPSTVKTHVQRLYEKLGVSDRAAAVAEAMRQGLLD; this comes from the coding sequence ATGAGCAGTCCCCAGCCCGAGAAAGTGCGCGTGGTGGTTGGCGACGATCACCCGTTGTTTCGCGAGGGCGTGGTGCGAGCGCTTTCGTTGAGTGGCTCGGTCAACGTGGTCGGCGAGGCAGACGACGGTGCGGCGGCGCTGGAGTTGATCAAAGCCCATTTGCCCGACGTCGCATTGCTGGACTACCGAATGCCCGGCATGGACGGCGCGCAGGTGGCGGCGGCGGTGCGCAGCTACGAGTTGCCAACCCGGGTGCTGCTGATCTCGGCGCACGACGAGTCGGCGATCGTGTATCAGGCACTCCAACAGGGCGCCGCTGGATTCCTGCTCAAGGATTCGACTCGCACCGAGATCGTCAAAGCGGTGCTCGATTGCGCCAAGGGCCGCGACGTGGTCGCGCCTTCGCTGGTCGGGGGTCTTGCCGGGGAGATCCGCCAGCGCGCGGCACCGATGGCTCCGGTGCTGTCCGCGCGCGAGCGCGAGGTGCTCAACCGCATTGCACGCGGTCAAAGCATCCCCGCGATCGCAGCCGAGCTATACGTGGCACCGTCGACGGTAAAGACCCATGTGCAACGGTTGTACGAGAAGCTCGGCGTAAGCGACCGCGCCGCCGCGGTCGCCGAGGCGATGCGGCAGGGGCTGCTTGACTGA
- a CDS encoding sensor histidine kinase → MTVTSDVELVRVRTRHQLRAYRIVSVLRIGVLAFMVGAMVVSAPEEEWAQQTVLVGFYASAAVCALLLAFTPVRRWVGLGRLAGMGRLVLIASTAIDVMALTGFQLLSSDGIYPLLIMTLLPVLVGLDVSTRRAAVVLAFTLIGFAVGGIHDQVLLGAAGWPDTVFLLALYAFLCATALLVVRIEERHVRSVAGLSALREELLAQTMTASEVLQRRISEAIHDGPLQDVLAARQDLVELDVVFPGDERVAHALAGLQAASERLREATFELHPAVLEQVGLGAAVAQLAASTAQRTGIEISTDVDYPIRNAIDPIVFGVVRELLSNVVQHSRARTASVRLGITDDICVLDVADDGVGVTSDTMARRLGEGHIGLASHRARVDAAGGTFVFLDTPAGAHVCVELPLKR, encoded by the coding sequence GTGACCGTGACCAGCGACGTGGAACTGGTTCGGGTGCGCACACGTCATCAATTGCGTGCCTATCGAATTGTTTCTGTGCTTAGGATCGGTGTCCTGGCGTTCATGGTCGGCGCCATGGTCGTTAGCGCCCCCGAGGAAGAATGGGCGCAGCAAACAGTGTTGGTCGGCTTTTATGCGTCTGCTGCGGTGTGTGCCCTGCTGTTGGCCTTCACTCCGGTGCGCCGATGGGTTGGATTGGGCCGGCTGGCCGGAATGGGCCGGTTGGTGCTCATCGCTTCCACCGCCATCGACGTAATGGCGCTGACGGGCTTTCAGCTGCTGTCCAGCGACGGAATCTATCCGCTGCTGATCATGACCTTGCTGCCGGTCCTCGTCGGCCTCGATGTGTCGACGCGACGAGCGGCTGTGGTGCTGGCCTTCACACTCATCGGATTCGCCGTCGGCGGGATTCACGACCAAGTACTGCTCGGCGCGGCGGGCTGGCCGGATACCGTATTCCTCCTCGCGCTCTATGCGTTCCTGTGCGCCACCGCGTTGCTGGTCGTGCGCATCGAGGAGCGGCATGTTCGCTCCGTCGCGGGCCTGAGCGCGTTGCGGGAGGAACTGCTGGCCCAGACGATGACGGCCTCGGAGGTGCTGCAGCGCCGGATTTCGGAAGCCATCCACGACGGACCGCTACAGGACGTGCTAGCAGCGCGCCAAGACCTCGTTGAATTGGATGTGGTCTTCCCGGGCGACGAACGCGTCGCGCACGCACTGGCCGGTCTGCAGGCCGCATCAGAACGTCTCCGAGAAGCCACCTTTGAGCTTCATCCTGCGGTACTTGAGCAGGTCGGGTTGGGGGCGGCGGTAGCGCAGCTGGCGGCTTCCACCGCGCAGCGCACGGGCATCGAAATCTCGACCGATGTCGACTACCCGATTCGCAACGCGATCGACCCAATCGTGTTCGGCGTGGTTCGTGAGCTGCTGTCCAATGTGGTGCAACATTCGCGGGCGCGCACTGCCTCTGTCAGGCTCGGGATCACCGACGACATCTGCGTTTTGGACGTGGCCGACGACGGCGTGGGAGTGACCAGTGACACCATGGCGCGCCGCCTGGGAGAAGGACACATCGGCCTGGCCTCGCATCGGGCCCGTGTCGATGCCGCCGGCGGAACATTCGTCTTCCTGGATACGCCCGCGGGCGCGCATGTCTGCGTGGAACTCCCCCTCAAGCGCTGA